One Vigna unguiculata cultivar IT97K-499-35 chromosome 7, ASM411807v1, whole genome shotgun sequence genomic region harbors:
- the LOC114191661 gene encoding serine--tRNA ligase isoform X1, with protein sequence MLDINLFREEKGHNPELIRESQRRRFAPVEIVDEVIDLDKEWRKRQFELENLRKEFNKINKEVSKLKRAGENASKFISESEETKKLIAEKEVEVRETLNRLNSKLETIGNLVHDSVPVSNDEANNAVVRSWGEKRVEPKLKNHVDLVELLGIADTKKGADIAGGRGFYLKGDGVRLNQALINFGLDFLDKREYTLLHTPFFMRKDIMSKCAQLAQFDEELYKVTGEGDDKYLIATAEQPLCAYHLEDWIHPSQLPIRYAGYSSCFRKEAGSHGRDTLGIFRVHQFEKVEQFCLTSPNDNDSWNMHEEMLKNSEEFYKALNLPYQVVSIVSGALNDAAAKKYDLEAWFPASQAYRELVSCSNCTDYQARRLEIRYGQKKSNEQMKQYVHLLNSTLTATERTICCILENYQKEDGVEIPEVLRPFMGGKTFLPFKNQPSNEAKGVLKQKHVQFNRAAHILNSFTNFVGKRNAVWKMGARVFNLVL encoded by the exons ATGTTGGACATCAACCTATTCAGGGAGGAGAAGGGTCATAACCCTGAACTCATCCGCGAATCGCAACGCCGTCGTTTCGCTCCCGTCGAAATCGTCGACGAGGTCATCGATCTCGACAAAGAATGGCGAAAGc GTCAATTCGAGTTGGAGAATCTCCGCAAGGAATTTAACAAGATCAATAAGGAAGTCTCCAAACTCAAGCGT GCTGGTGAGAACGCTTCTAAGTTCATTAGTGAATCGGAGGAGACCAAGAAATTGATAGCGGAGAAAGAGGTTGAAGTTCGGGAAACTCTAAATCGCTTGAATTCCAAGTTGGAAACTATTGGAAATCTCGTACACGATTCGGTTCCAGTCAGCAACgatgag GCCAACAATGCTGTGGTTAGATCGTGGGGGGAGAAAAGAGTGGAGCCTAAACTAAAGAATCATGTGGATCTAGTTGAGCTTCTCGGGATAGCAGATACAAAGAAAG GAGCTGATATAGCTGGAGGTAGAGGTTTCTATCTCAAAGGAGATGGTGTTCGTCTTAATCAAGCTCTTATCAACTTTGGGCTTGATTTTTTGGACAAAAGGGAGTATACTTTATTGCACACTCCTTTCTTCATGAGAAAAGATATAATGTCAAAGTGTGCTCAGTTAGCCCAATTTGACGAAGAACTATATAAG GTAACCGGTGAAGGAGATGACAAATATCTGATTGCTACAGCAGAGCAGCCGCTCTGTGCGTATCACTTAGAGGATTGGATCCACCCATCCCAGCTACCAATAAG ATATGCTGGGTATTCATCATGCTTTCGCAAAGAAGCTGGATCTCATGGTCGAGACACTTTAGGAATATTCCGAGTTCACCAATTTGAGAAAGTTGAGCAATTTTGCCTCACTAGCCCAAATGACAATGATTCGTGGAACATGCATGAGGAAATGCTGAAGAACTCCGAGGAATTCTACAAAGCG TTAAACCTTCCGTATCAAGTTGTTTCCATTGTATCTGGTGCTTTGAATGATGCTGCAGCAAAGAAGTATGATCTAGAAGCATGGTTTCCAGCCTCTCAAGCTTACAGAGAGCTAGTGTCCTGTTCAAACTGTACAGATTATCAGGCCAGAAGATTAGAGATTCGATATGGACAGAAAAAG AGCAACGAGCAGATGAAGCAATATGTTCATTTGTTGAACTCTACTCTCACGGCTACTGAGAGGACCATTTGCTGCATACTAGAGAACTACCAGAAGGAAGATGGGGTAGAGATACCAGAAGTCCTTAGGCCATTCATGGGAGGAAAGACTTTCCTGCCTTTCAAGAACCAACCATCTAATGAAGCCAAAGG GGTATTGAAACAGAAACACGTTCAATTTAATCGAGCTGCTCATATACTAAATTCATTTACAAATTTCGTGGGAAAGAGGAATGCGGTCTGGAAAATGGGGGCTAGAGTTTTTAACCTAGTCTTGTAG
- the LOC114191661 gene encoding serine--tRNA ligase isoform X2: MLDINLFREEKGHNPELIRESQRRRFAPVEIVDEVIDLDKEWRKRQFELENLRKEFNKINKEVSKLKRAGENASKFISESEETKKLIAEKEVEVRETLNRLNSKLETIGNLVHDSVPVSNDEANNAVVRSWGEKRVEPKLKNHVDLVELLGIADTKKGADIAGGRGFYLKGDGVRLNQALINFGLDFLDKREYTLLHTPFFMRKDIMSKCAQLAQFDEELYKVTGEGDDKYLIATAEQPLCAYHLEDWIHPSQLPIRYAGYSSCFRKEAGSHGRDTLGIFRVHQFEKVEQFCLTSPNDNDSWNMHEEMLKNSEEFYKALNLPYQVVSIVSGALNDAAAKKYDLEAWFPASQAYRELVSCSNCTDYQARRLEIRYGQKKSNEQMKQYVHLLNSTLTATERTICCILENYQKEDGVEIPEVLRPFMGGKTFLPFKNQPSNEAKGKKSKA; this comes from the exons ATGTTGGACATCAACCTATTCAGGGAGGAGAAGGGTCATAACCCTGAACTCATCCGCGAATCGCAACGCCGTCGTTTCGCTCCCGTCGAAATCGTCGACGAGGTCATCGATCTCGACAAAGAATGGCGAAAGc GTCAATTCGAGTTGGAGAATCTCCGCAAGGAATTTAACAAGATCAATAAGGAAGTCTCCAAACTCAAGCGT GCTGGTGAGAACGCTTCTAAGTTCATTAGTGAATCGGAGGAGACCAAGAAATTGATAGCGGAGAAAGAGGTTGAAGTTCGGGAAACTCTAAATCGCTTGAATTCCAAGTTGGAAACTATTGGAAATCTCGTACACGATTCGGTTCCAGTCAGCAACgatgag GCCAACAATGCTGTGGTTAGATCGTGGGGGGAGAAAAGAGTGGAGCCTAAACTAAAGAATCATGTGGATCTAGTTGAGCTTCTCGGGATAGCAGATACAAAGAAAG GAGCTGATATAGCTGGAGGTAGAGGTTTCTATCTCAAAGGAGATGGTGTTCGTCTTAATCAAGCTCTTATCAACTTTGGGCTTGATTTTTTGGACAAAAGGGAGTATACTTTATTGCACACTCCTTTCTTCATGAGAAAAGATATAATGTCAAAGTGTGCTCAGTTAGCCCAATTTGACGAAGAACTATATAAG GTAACCGGTGAAGGAGATGACAAATATCTGATTGCTACAGCAGAGCAGCCGCTCTGTGCGTATCACTTAGAGGATTGGATCCACCCATCCCAGCTACCAATAAG ATATGCTGGGTATTCATCATGCTTTCGCAAAGAAGCTGGATCTCATGGTCGAGACACTTTAGGAATATTCCGAGTTCACCAATTTGAGAAAGTTGAGCAATTTTGCCTCACTAGCCCAAATGACAATGATTCGTGGAACATGCATGAGGAAATGCTGAAGAACTCCGAGGAATTCTACAAAGCG TTAAACCTTCCGTATCAAGTTGTTTCCATTGTATCTGGTGCTTTGAATGATGCTGCAGCAAAGAAGTATGATCTAGAAGCATGGTTTCCAGCCTCTCAAGCTTACAGAGAGCTAGTGTCCTGTTCAAACTGTACAGATTATCAGGCCAGAAGATTAGAGATTCGATATGGACAGAAAAAG AGCAACGAGCAGATGAAGCAATATGTTCATTTGTTGAACTCTACTCTCACGGCTACTGAGAGGACCATTTGCTGCATACTAGAGAACTACCAGAAGGAAGATGGGGTAGAGATACCAGAAGTCCTTAGGCCATTCATGGGAGGAAAGACTTTCCTGCCTTTCAAGAACCAACCATCTAATGAAGCCAAAGGGAAGAAATCGAAGGCCTAA
- the LOC114190914 gene encoding uncharacterized protein LOC114190914, with product MAEEEDDDESFGDFTFASFPSQPFPSTTNDNNNVLVDNDWGDFVNHSGQINNDLSKPLPDPTTKHVNGNNGVAVQAEAAKKPKGAIPLSIFGEEEEEEEEEEERTPANVFPNGGVVKGGSGSNGSVGISDLISNLYNQQRPQMDSLNGSVSVSNGAAPNPANSKGSKLNEEEGEDEEDEDGWEFKSAEWETGIKSQDVKAEVQKHDNGALHIVTASDSSNGISDKAGGWHLEFESSPLFASQNHINPRLGLNSESKVVGTGFAVPSQSFGELNLGSGSNQNLKAPEKADTYPTSMELLKFDSTIGSSLASVSHQSDEWNLGVNFNSSSVGEDNHSSEPHLKRIETKINQADNSINNASPTINVNSDVNLFESEGAITKLEKPLTGSENRREALSLSIFGDETPDTDEHSVPQDLSHYAPTPPVRNNFNSLASNLSINDIWNLYNQAEKQTSPNLTPKASENQILALPEVSGSSLVTDNDGLDDDFWDFKDASTGSRFTHESSQQTSSSYTSQVNDNGLHSSPTVLNSDLANGEDDFEDDSWEFKDAAISGTQSQDQTSTLDHTHLPVTLLSTKLEQSDYAEFYSKLKDELSNYVLSHLQNLKKNLNDATRSGEDAKAKALEEQIQEFSEILHQDKMSVPTEYLSEDYCPTDVCFNELLEVLKEPKFQPFESEYQLASRLLTAEKDIKSAIELLEDTVSTLRILKLGSREEQCNYLTVWSKIVSVCSQELKHGANVWKQAVLQNVHVQILSNQKGVQYIIALGEIYRVAEIIGASIKLHKPWMLSDYTDHKSLCFLLDECYSIWLASGLQEALLSISSQNIFEPDEISRELVESINYIHELDEHALRSYVISGEQTTCQLSALPAGCIPGLNLVTWNGKHCMVKVANLWVNLISSDSP from the exons ATGGCGGAGGAGGAAGACGACGACGAGAGCTTCGGCGACTTCACCTTCGCGTCGTTTCCGAGTCAACCCTTCCCTTCCACAACGAACGACAATAATAACGTCCTCGTCGACAACGATTGGGGCGACTTCGTTAACCATTCCGGCCAGATCAACAACGACCTGTCGAAACCCTTACCCGATCCCACGACGAAACACGTGAATGGCAACAACGGGGTCGCAGTTCAAGCCGAGGCGGCGAAAAAGCCCAAGGGAGCTATTCCGCTCTCGATCTTCGGcgaggaggaggaagaggaagaggaagaggaggaacGCACTCCTGCTAATGTTTTCCCCAACGGAGGGGTTGTCAAAGGGGGATCTGGTTCGAATGGGTCCGTTGGAATCAGTGATTTGATTTCCAATTTGTATAATCAGCAGCGTCCTCAGATGGATTCTCTCAACGGATCGGTTTCGGTATCCAATGGTGCTGCTCCCAATCCCGCGAACTCCAAGGGAAGCAAATTGAATGAGGAAGAGGGTGAGGATGAGGAGGATGAGGACGGGTGGGAATTCAAGTCTGCGGAATGGGAAACTGGAATCAAGAGCCAGGATGTTAAG GCTGAAGTGCAAAAGCATGATAATGGTGCTCTTCATATTGTTACTGCGTCGGATTCGTCCAATGGGATTTCGGACAAAGCTGGCGGGTGGCACCTGGAGTTTGAGTCAAGTCCACTATTTGCTTCGCAAAATCATATTAACCCACGACTAGGTCTGAATAGTGAATCAAAAGTTGTCGGAACTGGGTTTGCCGTGCCCAGCCAAAGTTTTGGGGAGTTGAATTTAGGGTCAGGATCAAATCAAAATTTG AAAGCACCGGAGAAGGCTGACACTTATCCCACTAGTATGGAATTACTCAAATTTGACAGTACAATTGGTTCATCCCTTGCATCAGTATCTCATCAATCTGATGAATGGAACTTGGGAGTTAATTTCAATTCCAGTTCTGTGGGTGAAGACAATCATAGTTCAGAGCCACACTTGAAAAGAATCGAAACCAAAATCAATCAGGCTGATAACAGCATAAACAATGCTTCGCCAACTATAAATGTCAATTCAGATGTCAATTTGTTTGAATCAGAGGGTGCTATTACAAAACTAGAG AAGCCCCTAACAGGCTCGGAGAATCGTAGGGAAGCCTTGTCTCTGTCAATTTTTGGTGATGAGACACCAGATACTGATGAACATTCTGTGCCTCAAGATCTATCTCACTATGCACCCACACCCCCAGTAAGGAACAATTTCAATAGCCTTGCATCCAACTTATCTATCAATGACATATGGAATTTGTATAATCAAGCTGAAAAACAAACTTCTCCAAATTTGACTCCAAAAGCAAGTGAAAATCAGATTCTTGCCTTACCTGAAGTATCAGGCTCCAGTTTGGTTACTGATAATGATGGTTTAGATGATGATTTCTGGGACTTTAAGGATGCTTCAACTGGATCAAGATTCACCCATGAATCTTCACAGCAAACTTCCTCTAGTTACACATCGCAAGTCAATGACAATGGATTGCATTCTTCTCCAACTGTTCTAAATTCTGATTTGGCCAACGGTGAAGATGATTTTGAGGATGATTCATGGGAATTCAAGGATGCCGCCATCTCTGGAACACAAAGTCAAGATCAGACATCTACTCTAGATCACACACATTTACCAGTGACCTTGTTATCAACGAAATTAGAGCAGAGTGACTATGCAGAGTTTTATAGCAAATTGAAGGACGAATTGAGCAATTATGTTCTGTCACATCTTCAGAATCTCAAG AAAAATCTAAATGATGCTACCCGTTCGGGTGAAGATGCCAAAGCAAAAGCTCTTGAGGAACAAATTCAG GAATTCTCTGAGATACTTCATCAGGATAAAATGAGTGTCCCTACTGAATATCTCTCTGAGGATTATTGCCCAACAGATGTCTGCTTTAATGAACTTCTTGAAGTTTTGAAAGAACCTAAGTTCCAACCTTTTGAGTCCGAATACCAGCTAGCATCAAGGTTGTTGACG GCTGAGAAGGATATTAAATCTGCTATTGAACTTTTGGAAGATACAGTATCCACGTTAAGGATTCTCAAGTTGGGATCAAGAGAAGAACAGTGTAATTATCTTACCGTATGGTCCAAAATAGTCTCTGTTTGTTCTCAGGAGCTGAAGCATGGTGCTAATGTTTGGAAGCAAGCCGTACTACAGAATGTCCATGTCCAGATATTATCTAACCAAAAAG GTGTTCAGTATATCATTGCACTCGGGGAAATTTATAGAGTTGCAGAAATCATTGGAGCTTCAATCAAACTTCACAAACCTTGGATGTTATCAGATTACACAGATCATAAAAGTTTATGTTTCCTTTTGGACGAGTGTTATAGCATATGGTTGGCTTCTGGACTTCAAGAAGCACTTTTGAGTATATCAAGTCAGAATATTTTTGAGCCAGATGAGATTTCAAGGGAATTAGTTGAATCCATCAATTATATTCACGAGCTTGATGAACATGCACTTCGTAGCTATGTTATCTCCGGAGAACAAACTACTTGTCAGTTGTCAGCCTTGCCAGCTGGTTGCATACCAG GGTTGAATTTGGTGACATGGAACGGGAAGCATTGTATGGTGAAGGTTGCAAACTTGTGGGTCAACCTAATAAGTTCAGATTCACCCTAG
- the LOC114190682 gene encoding uncharacterized GPI-anchored protein At3g06035-like, with protein MNTLLHTHSVSINSIMLSFNVGLYLLIASLVVFHMIPSPVACDDKEKDLLRDINTYRKVLNLPVLDENKKASCLAEEIADDLEHAHCEDFRDYYPTPGNNSKIPNFQKNIDKCNININATAEGVIMPLCVPKLSLDDLFSNYTKSNRFTKYLNSSKYKSAGVGSEDDWMVFIVSTNTSSGDFSFSSASSLLPHFLMLAFFFTTLLLFFN; from the exons ATGAACACATTGTTACACACACATTCTGTTTCCATTAATTCAATCATGCTCTCTTTCAATGTTGGTCTTTACCTTCTCATTGCCTCTCTCGTCGTCTTCCACATGATTCCTAGTCCAGTGGCCTGTGATG ACAAGGAGAAGGATCTGCTTCGTGACATCAACACTTACAGAAAAGTTTTGAACCTTCCTGTTCTGGATGAGAATAAGAAGGCTTCGTGCTTAGCTGAGGAGATTGCAGACGATCTAGAACACGCGCACTGTGAAGATTTTCGTGACTACTACCCTACGCCTGGTAACAACTCCAAAATCCCCAACTTCCAAAAGAACATTGACAAATGCAACATCAACATCAACGCCACCGCAGAAGGGGTCATCATGCCTCTCTGTGTCCCCAAGTTGAGCCTCGATGACCTGTTTTCCAACTACACCAAATCCAATCGCTTCACCAAATACCTCAATAGTTCCAAGTATAAATCTGCAGGGGTTGGCTCCGAAGATGATTGGATGGTTTTTATTGTTAGCACCAACACTTCTTCTGGAGATTTCTCCTTCTCCTCTGCGTCTTCTCTGCTTCCTCACTTCCTCATGCTCGCATTCTTCTTCACCAcgcttcttcttttcttcaacTGA